The sequence TCCACAGCCACGAGCGACGCCCGATGGGCTTCCGGAAGCAGATCATTCAGATGATCGGTGACGGACGGCGCACCGCTGGTGTATGCCTTGTTGTCGAGGGTGGAATCGCCGAGAAGTGCAATATGCATGGATTGCGGGTGTTTGTGAGGATGACGGATGAATCGCGGCACTCACGATGAGGACAACGAGGTGCTCTCGTCACGATCTGTTCCCGAATCGGAGGGTCTTCCTGAGCCACCGATCCAGCGGATTGGGATCTGTGCAGGCCGCATGCCACGCGCCGAACGTCATCGCGCGTCCTTCGTGGAGGTCGAGGTCTCCGTTGGGCATGCGGACGAAACGGCGCTTCTGGGCTTCCTTCTTGACACGGTTCATGGCCGCAGGAGAACTGTAGGAAAAATCGTATCGCGATGTATATGTACGAACGGCGCCAGATGCATCGGACATGAGATGTCTGATGCGTGGGGCGTCCTGTAGCAGCGCCCCTTACGGTGCCACGCCCACGTGGCCAAACGTATCCGTCTCCGCGAACCACAACCCCGACCGGCCACTCGGGCCCGCCGGGGGATGGGTGCTTCGGTGCAGTGTGCAGGCGTGCAACGTTGCCGCTAGGACGCTGCTGCGCCGCACGGTTGTGCTTGGGCGGCGGCTACAGCCTCCTGAGCTACTGAAACAAGTTACTGCACCACCGTCAGGCGCTGCGTGGTGGCCACGCCGTTGCCTGTCATCCGCAGCAGGTACAGCCCGCTGGCTAGCCCGCCAGTTTCCACCTGCACGCGCTGCGTCTGCTCCGCGGGCGGCGTGCCGCGGTACACCGTGCGTACCTTCTGCCCGAGCGTGTTGTAGAGCGTCACGGTCACCTCGCCCTTCTGCTTCACCGCAAACTCCACGGTGGCCTGTCGGCGCACCGGGTTCGGGTAGGCCGTGAGCGTAAACGCCCCGCGCAGCCCAATCTGCACCGTCACCGGGTCGGAGAACGACGCCGTGCCGTCGGTGTCCACCTGCCGGAGGCGGAAGGTGTGCGTGCCGGCGGTGAGCGCCTCGGTGCGGAAGCGGTAGGTCTGCGGCGCTGTGGTCGTGCCGGCGCCCTCTACGAAGGCCACCTGCTCGAAGGTGCCGCTCGGCGTCTTGCGCTGCACGGCAAAGCCGGCGTTGTTCGTCTCGCTGGCCGTCTGCCACGACAGCACCGCCTCCTGACCGTCTGCTTCGGCCGTGAAGCTGCTCAGCTCTACCGGAAGGGTGTTGTATTGTGTGCTCGATCCGATGGCAAACTGCGAGAAGCTGCTCACCGATGCGCACAAATCAGATCCATCGACGGTGGTGTTGAGCGGTTGCCACGACTCGCTCGCAAACGTCCGGGTAAGCAGCACTAGTTTCTGAATGTCAGCAACGCCCGGCACGCCGCTCGCGTCGAAACAAACCGCGGCCTGAAAACCCGACAGCTGGTCGCCAACGTTGAGAATCGTGTAGTACTGATCGTCCCACAGCACATCCGGCTGAATGGACGTCCCATCGCCTGAGGTGGCCGTTTGCGTAGCGAACGTGCGGTTGTACGGCGGCTGGTTGTACGTAGCAATGGCCAGCGTGCCGCCCGCGCTACTTCCGGCGGTAAAGGTAACCGAGACCCGGTTGTCGCTGGCCATAGGCCCGGTAGCCCCCGCCGCCACCGGCGCTTCAAAGAAATCGTCCGACGCGGCCACAAACGACACAACATAGGTGCCGTCGCCCTGCCCCTCAAGCGTCGCCACGGTAAACCCAAGCGAGGGACTGATAAACTCGTAATCAGTGGTCGGAAACACCGTACCATTTACGCGGCGGACGCGCATCACCTCGTACGTGCCGGCGGGCGTACGGATCGTCCCATAGCCTTCCACTTCTCCAGAGATCGCCACTGCCCCTCCATTGGTTTCATCGCTCCAGGTCGTTGGCGAGGGGCTGTACCGAAGCGGCGTCTTGTACTGCAAGAGCGGCGGATCGAAGGGATTGGAAAACTGTCCGCTGGATGTCACGAATACACCGCCGTAGCTGTTGTCGCCAGCGTCTGGCCCCGACGTCTTGATGTCGTGGTACGAATACACCGTGCCGGAGGCTTGCCCGCTCGGATCCTCCAGGATGAGAGCAAACGCGTGCGGGGCCTGCGAGAAATAGGAGTCGTTGGCGCCCAGCCATCCAAGCGCCTGCGCCTCGGCGATCGTTCGGTAACGAATGATACCTTGTCCCTGCAAGTCGTACAGGAGCGCGCGCAAATCGTACGTTGCATTGGCTCCGGTAGCATCAAGGGCGGCCTGCAAATCGGGGGTCGTCGTGGGATCAAGCGCCGACGTCACAAACACCTGCGCCGCATCGTTTGTCCCAATCAAATTCAGCAGGTCCTGGGACGTAATTTCAGTAACTTGCCCTTGCGCGGGCTGCATAAGCAGCGTTAAAGCGGCAAAGCATCCAAGGAGTATTCGTTGAAGCATGGTTTTGTCCGGTTTTGTGGCGTGCGTTCGCAGATGGCAAAACATCCGATAAGATGACAAGGCGGCTGATACTTAAAGTAGCGCCACTTCCCCGTTACACCGGTCATCTTGGGCTTATCTTTTTGTCTCCAGCGCTTGCCCGCCTCCCGCAACGCCCGCACAAGATCCGGGCATTCATGCAACATTGACGCGCAAACGCCGGACGCGCCCTTGCAACTCCTTGCCCTGGCGCTTAGCGTTACATTGCTATCTGTAAGCAGTCTAAATAAGGGAAAAGTTGTGGCGCAGCAGCGCACCGTGCGCGGCCCCGCCCCGCACGTAAAGCGTGTGTACGAATGCCCTCGGCTGCTCGCAGCACGCCGTACTCACTTTGACGCAACACGGACCAACGACTTGATGATGATGCCGTCTTTTAGTACTCGCTGGTACCGCGCACTGGGCGCTTTGCTCATGGTGTGCATCGTGGCCGCCCCCACCACCGGTTTTGCGCAATCGCAAGAGGCCGTTGTTAAGGGAACGGTACAAACCGCCAATGGCGACCCGGCGCCGGGCGTGAACGTCCGGCTGAAGGGCACCCGGCTGGGGAGCACCTCCGACCGCCAGGGCCGCTACCGCATCGACGACGTGCCGGCAGGGACCTACACGCTGGTGGTTTCTTACGTGGGCCTCGAAACGCAACGCCGCACGATTCGCGCGGCCGCCGGTGCAACCGTTACCGTACCTTCCATCACCCTGGAGGAGACCACCCGGCAGCTTGAGGAGCTGGTGGTGCGGGGCATGCAGCGCAACATCTTCAGCGTAGACCAGAGCGTGCACGTCGCCAAGCTGCCCTTGCAGCGCATCGACAACCCGCAAGTGTACAACGCGATCTCCAACGAGCTGCTAGACAGCCAGGTCGTCACCACCCTCGAGGGCGCCCTCACAAACGCACCCGGCGTGTTTAAGCTGTGGGAATCGACGGGCCGCCAAGATGGCTCGGGCTACTACTCCATTCGCGGCTTTTCCACCCAACCCACCATGCAAAATGGACTGCCGGCCCTCACCAACGGCTCGCCCGACCCGGTGAATGTAGAACGCATCGAAATCATCAAAGGCCCCTCGGCCACGCTGTACGGCAGCAGTCAAATCTCGTACGGCGGACTCATCAACGTCGTCACCGAGAAGCCCTATGAGGACTTTGGCGGCGAGGTTGGATACACAACCGGTAGCTTTGGACTGCAGCGCGTAACGGCCGATGTAAACACGCCGCTTGGCAATGAAGACTTGCTGCTCCGCGTAAATGGCGCCTTTGACAGCCGCGAGAGTTTTCAGGATGCCGGCTTCTCGCGCTCGGTCTTTCTTGCACCGTCGCTCAGCTACGACGCCACCGACCGGCTCTCCTTCCGGCTCGACGCGTCGTACTACACGAGCGAGCACACCAACCCCACAATGCTGTTCATGAATCGCTCGGTGCCGCTTGAGGCCAACACCGTTGAGGAGCTGGGCTACAATCCCAACAACTCACTGACGGACAACGACCTTACGATTAGCACCCCTACGATTAGCATGCAGGGGCAGGCTCGCTACGAAATCTCCGAACAGTGGACCTCGCAAACAGCCCTGTCGCGCAGCGTGAGCACGTCCGACGGCTATTACTCGTATCTGTGGGACATGGCCTCGAATACCGATACGTTCACGCGGTACATCAGCGATCAGAACGCAACCACCACGGCCACCGACATCCAGCAAAACTTCAATGGACAGTTTGAGGTGCTGGGCACGCAGCACAAGATGGTGGTGGGGCTCGATTATTTTCAGGAACGCCTTGTAAGCAACAGCTCGGGGTACGTGGGCTTCGATACCGTCACGCTGGGCACGCCCGCCGCCGGGCTCTCCAGCCAGGCCGTAGATGAAGCCCTTGCGCAGGCCGCTAGCACCAACAGCGTAAGCGCGCAAGAAACGTACAGCGCCTATGCCTCGGATGTGATTCAATTTATCCCGCAGGTGTCGTTTATGGCCAGCCTGCGCGTGGACTACTTCGACCAGCAAGGCGTGCAATCCTCGCCCGATGACAACTTTACGCAGACGGCGCTTTCCCCTAAGTTTGGCCTGGTGATCCAGCCCCTCGTTGATCGGCTGTCGCTGTTTGCAAACTACATGAACGGCTTTAGCAACGTGGCCCCGCGCACCCAAGGCGATGGCAGCATCCGTGCGTTTGCGCCGGAGCAGGCCAACCAGTGGGAAACCGGCATTAAGGCCGACCTGTGGTCCGACCGGCTGACGGCCACCGTGAGCTACTACGACATCACGGTGTCGAACGTGGTGCGGCAAGACCCCACCCGCCCGAACTTCTTCGTGCAGGATGGAAAAATCACGAGCCGCGGGATTGAGACGAGCCTCAGCGCTTCGCCGCTGCCCGGCCTGGAACTCATTGCCGGATACAGCTACAACCAGAGCGAAACGGTAAACACGGCGCCCGACTTCGAGGGCGATCGTCCGGTGGATGAATTTGTGGGCCTACGCCCCGAAGAAGCCGGCCCGAAGCACCTGGCCAACGTGTGGGCACGCTATCGCGTCCGCGACGGACTGCTGAAGGGCGTTGGGATTGGCCTGGGCGGCAACTACGCGAGCGAAAACGTGGTGCTGAATCGGCAAAGCACCGGCCGCTTCGTGCTCGACTCGTTCACCGTGCTGAATGCCGCGCTGTCGTACACCACCGCCCGCTACCGTCTTAGCCTGAAGGTGGATAACCTGACGGACGAAACGTACTACCGCGGCTGGACCACGATCAATCCGCAGGCGCCGCGAAGCATTCGCGCTGCGTTTACCTACAAGTTCTAAAGACACACACCACCTCAAGTGGACCGGTGACGCGGCGGAGGGCGGTCGGTTAAGCCGCTGCTCCGTCGCGCTTTGTGCCGTGTCCACAGGTGGCGAACCCGTTGATTCTTGCCTTCCCTTCGTCCATGATTTTTGCCGTGGCTCTCATCTACGTTGGCACGGCGCTGTGGTATGCGGCGTCCCCCGCGACGCCCGCGCAGCTACAACCGGCGCGCCTCCACCCGTCGCCTGCGCTGTTGCGCAGCGGCGGCAGCCTCGCCCTGGCGCTGGGGGTGGGAAGCGCCGTAGCCACCGCGCCCTACGGAACGGCCGTGCTCGTCTGCGCCGCCGGCTTCATGGCCGCCGCCTCGCTGTTGGTCATCGCCGCGCCGCTGCTTCGCCGCTTCCTTCCACTGTCCAGCGGACTTGCGGCTGCGGTCGCGGTGGCCGCCTTCGTGGCACGCTGGCTCTAACCTGCTACCTGTGCTTATGAAGTACGACTGGACGCCGCATGAGGCCTGGAGCACCACGGGCGCCGTGGTGCTTGGCAGCACCGCCGTGTTTGTTGCCTTCACCCTGTTTTGCACGCTTGCCCTGCCGGTGGCCCGCGCAACCGCCCTCGCCGTTGGTATTTTGGGCGGGCTGCCGCTGTGGGTGGCCGCCATGGCCTACGCCCTCTTGTCCGATGGCCCGCTTCGCACCTGGGGCGGGCTCTTGGGCGCCTGCGCGGTGCTGCTCGGCCTTTCTGCCTGCGCTCATTTTCTGCTATAACCCCCTATGAACATCGGCCGCCGCACCTACACCTTGATGTGGGATGCCCATTCCGTAACGGGCCTCGTCATCGGACTCGCGCTGTTCGTCCTCTTTTTTACGGGCGCGCTCGTCCTTTTCCGTGGCGAGATCCGGCAATGGGAAGAGCCTGCGCTGCGCACGGTGCAGGGCCCGCGCCAGCCGCTCGATGCGCTCGTCACGCCGGTGCTTGACAGCCTGGGCAAGGGCCAGCAGCCGCCGTCGTACGTGCTCATGGAGATGCCGACGGAGCATGCCGGCACCCTGTATCTTTACGCTGCGGGCAACACGCACAAGCCCTCGCACACCGCCTGGGTAAATCCGGTAACCGGCGCCTGGGTGAGTCCGCCCACGGGGGCCGATGCGACGCAAACGCTGTACTACCTGCACTTCTTCTACCAGTTGGGGCGCTGGGGCCTGTACCTGACGGGGTTTGTGGGCCTCTTTATGCTCCTCGCCATCCTGACGGGCACCGTGGTGCACTGGAAGCGACTGGTGAAGGATTTCTTCCGGTTTCGCCCTTCCAAGAAGCTGCGCGTGGCCTGGGCCGACGCCCACAAGGTGCTCGGCACCCTGGGCCTTCCCTTCCAAGCGCTGTTCGCCTTCACCGGGGCCTACATGGGCCTGCTGGGCTTACTCGCGCTGCCCTACGCCGCGCTCCTGTACGACGGCCAGCCCACGCAGATGTACCGCGACGCCGGCTACTACGGCCCCGCCGTAACCGTCGACTCGGCGGCCATAGCCCCCGCGGGCCTGCCGCGCCTCCAAGCGTTTGTCGCACGCACCGAGCGGCAGTGGACCGACTTTGAAGTGACGAGCGTCATCGCGAGCGGACTGGGCACGCCTACGGCCCGCGTTGAGGTGATTGGTGAACGGCGCGGGGCCGCGGTTGGAGGCACCGGCGCCCTCGTCTTTCATCGCACCACCGGCCGTATCCTCGCGCGCCGCGCCCCCACGGCCGTCGGTCCGCTGAACAGTGCTGTCCAAACCATGGAGCGCTTGCACTTTGCGGCCGTCGGCGGGCGGGCGCTCGACCTGCTCTTCTTGCTGCTGGCCCTCGCCTCGTGCGTTGTCATCCTTACCGGCAACTTCACCTGGCTGGAGGCCCGAAAGCGGCAAGACCGGTGGACCCACGCGCTGATGGCACGGGCCACCGCGGGCGTCGCTACGGGGCTGCTGCCGGCCACGGCGCTGCTCTTCCTTGCCATGCGCTTCCTTCCAACCGATGCTGCCCCCGCGCTTACAGCCGGCCCCGTATTTTTTGGCGGCTGGGCGCTGGCGCTGCTGTACGCGCTGGCACAACCCAACGTGGCGCGCACGCATCGGCAGTTGCTCATCGCAGGCGGCGGGCTGGCCCTTCTGCTTCCGCTGGTGAACGGATGGATGACCGGCGATTGGCTATGGACCGTGGGGCGCACGCAGCGGTGGAGCACGTGGGGCGTCGACGTTGGGGCGGTGTGCGCCGGCCACGCGGCCCTCGCGGGCGCCGCGTGGATCGACACCGATCCGGCCGATGAAGCCCCTGCGCCTCCTTCGCAGCGCAACGGGCGACGTCCGCACGAGGTGACGCTGCAGACTGCGCCCTAGCGCCTGCGTGCTCGAATTAGCACCTGTCTGCTGCTGATTAGTTTGTTTAAACCTTAACAGCTCTGCGGCTTGCATTCGTCGCTACGGCGTGCTACGCTATCTATACGTTGTTTATAACAAGTCTAAATAAGAACGGCATGCGAGGCTTTCTTGCACTCCTGCTGGTCATGAGCTGCTCCGGCACGCTTGCTGCCGCGCAGCGCGCGCCGGTCGACACGGTGTATGCCGATACCACGCGGGGCGCGGTTCGTATCGCACCCACCAGCCAGTTCGACGCGCCCCTGGCCCTCGATGAAATCGTCGTCACGGCCACGCGCAGCCAAACCACGCTGGCCAACGTGCCGGTGCCCACACAAATCATCGGGCGGAAAGACATTCAGTCCAGCGGCGCCATTCGGCTCGCCGACCTCCTGGCCGAGCAGCCGGGCTTGCAGCTGAGCTACGACCACGGCGCGGGCCTGCAGGTGCAGGGGCTTGCCTCCGACTACACGCGCATCCTCATCGACGGCGAACCCGTCATTGGCCGCACCGCCGGCACCCTCAACCTCAACCGCATCACCGTGGCCGACGTGCAGCGCGTGGAAATTGTGCGCGGCCCGTCGTCTTCGCTGTACGGGAGCGACGCCCTCGCGGGCGTGGTCAACATCATCACGCGCGATGCAAGCGGTCCCCCCGAGGCCAGCTTTCATGCCCGCTATGGCTCGCACGGCATGACCGACGTGGGCGTGCGTGCGTCCGCTACCCCGGGGCCCTTGCGTGCGAAAGTGTTTCTGAGCCACTATGCCTCCAACGGCTACGATCTAACGCCCGCCTCGGTGGCGCCCACCATGCCTTCGTTTGCCGACTACATCGGCCGCACCACGCTCCGGTACGCCCTTGGCGCACGCACCACGCTGTCGGTGCAGGGGCGGTGGGCCCACCAGACGCAAACCAGCCGCGTATCCGTCACCAACGAAACGCAGCTATTCACAAATGATGGGGAGCGCACCGACTGGCTGCTCACCCCGACGCTCACACACACCCGGAGCGGCGTCTCGCTCGAAGCCCAGGTGGTCGCCTCGGGCTACCGCACGCGTACCGCCCTAACCGGCGTAGACGACGGCGCCTCGCTAAGCCGCGCACGCTTCAATCAGCAGTACCGCAAGGCCGAGCTCCAGCTGCAAGCTCCGCTCGGATCACGCCACGTGCTCACCACCGGCGGCGGCTACATTCGTGAAACGGTGGATGCGGATCGGGTGACCGGCGCACGCACCGGCGGATTTTTCTTCGTGCAAGACGAGTGGGCGCCGGTTGCGTGGCTTGACGTGGTGCCCAGCGCGCGCCTCGATGCGCACAGCGACTACGCCACGCGCGTGAGTCCGAAGCTCGCGCTGATGGCACGCCCGATGGATGGCCTCCGCCTGCGGGCCTCGGTGGGCAGCGGGTACAAAGCCCCGGCCTTCCGGCAACTCTATCTCAACTTTACCAACCCGCAGGTGGGCTACACCGTGCTGGGGGCGCAGGAAGTGGTGCAGGGGCTGGCGCGCCTCCGGGCGCAAGGCCACATTGCGGCCTTGCTGGCCGACCCCGCTACGCTTGGCGGCCCCATCGAAGCCGAGCGCTCGGTAGCGGTCAACGTGGGCGGTGGGGTCGACCTCCCGTATCGCGCAACGCTGCGCGTCAATCTGTTCCACAACGAAGTGCGCGACCTCATCGACACGCAGCCCATCGCGCGCCGAACCAATGGGCAGCAAGTGTTCACGTACTTCAACCGGGGCCGCGTCTTCACACAGGGTATCGAGGCGGAACTGGGGTGGAACGCGGGGCGCGGGCTCGACGCCGCCTTCAGCTACACCTACCTCAACGCCAAAGACCGCGACGTACTGGCCGACCTGCAGGCCGGCCGCATCTACCGCCGCACCGAGAGCGGACGCGACGTGCCGGTATCGCCCGACGATTATGCTGGCCTGCGCGGCCGCTCGCACCACCGTTTTACTGCGCAACTCACCTACCGCCTCCCCGATGCCGGCTTTACCGCATCGGTACGCGGGCGCTACCGCGGGCGCTACGGCTTTGCCGACCGCAACGGCAACGGCATTGTAGACGTGGCCCGCGAGTACGCCCCCGGCTACGGCATGCTCGACATCACCCTTACCCAATCCTTTGCGGACCATTTTGAGGCCCAAGTGGGCGTCGAAAATGCGACGGACCGCGTCAGCCTCCAATACACGCCGCAGCTCTCGGGCCGCACCTGGTTCGTGGGGCTGCGCGCGCACCTGTAACTCGTTGTTCATCCATACAAAACACCCGTTCCCATGCTTTCATCCACCACCCGCCTGCCGGTTGGCCTTGCCCTCGCGCTACTGCTTCTGGTAAGCGCGTGCGACAGCAGCTCCCCCGTTTCATCGGAGGAGGACGTCAACCTGTCGGTGCAGACCGTGCAAGACCTGCCCGCCGACCCGGCCACACAAATTGGCCCCAACGGCCGCCCGCGCGGCCT comes from Salisaeta longa DSM 21114 and encodes:
- a CDS encoding T9SS type A sorting domain-containing protein, yielding MLQRILLGCFAALTLLMQPAQGQVTEITSQDLLNLIGTNDAAQVFVTSALDPTTTPDLQAALDATGANATYDLRALLYDLQGQGIIRYRTIAEAQALGWLGANDSYFSQAPHAFALILEDPSGQASGTVYSYHDIKTSGPDAGDNSYGGVFVTSSGQFSNPFDPPLLQYKTPLRYSPSPTTWSDETNGGAVAISGEVEGYGTIRTPAGTYEVMRVRRVNGTVFPTTDYEFISPSLGFTVATLEGQGDGTYVVSFVAASDDFFEAPVAAGATGPMASDNRVSVTFTAGSSAGGTLAIATYNQPPYNRTFATQTATSGDGTSIQPDVLWDDQYYTILNVGDQLSGFQAAVCFDASGVPGVADIQKLVLLTRTFASESWQPLNTTVDGSDLCASVSSFSQFAIGSSTQYNTLPVELSSFTAEADGQEAVLSWQTASETNNAGFAVQRKTPSGTFEQVAFVEGAGTTTAPQTYRFRTEALTAGTHTFRLRQVDTDGTASFSDPVTVQIGLRGAFTLTAYPNPVRRQATVEFAVKQKGEVTVTLYNTLGQKVRTVYRGTPPAEQTQRVQVETGGLASGLYLLRMTGNGVATTQRLTVVQ
- a CDS encoding TonB-dependent receptor, which produces MMMPSFSTRWYRALGALLMVCIVAAPTTGFAQSQEAVVKGTVQTANGDPAPGVNVRLKGTRLGSTSDRQGRYRIDDVPAGTYTLVVSYVGLETQRRTIRAAAGATVTVPSITLEETTRQLEELVVRGMQRNIFSVDQSVHVAKLPLQRIDNPQVYNAISNELLDSQVVTTLEGALTNAPGVFKLWESTGRQDGSGYYSIRGFSTQPTMQNGLPALTNGSPDPVNVERIEIIKGPSATLYGSSQISYGGLINVVTEKPYEDFGGEVGYTTGSFGLQRVTADVNTPLGNEDLLLRVNGAFDSRESFQDAGFSRSVFLAPSLSYDATDRLSFRLDASYYTSEHTNPTMLFMNRSVPLEANTVEELGYNPNNSLTDNDLTISTPTISMQGQARYEISEQWTSQTALSRSVSTSDGYYSYLWDMASNTDTFTRYISDQNATTTATDIQQNFNGQFEVLGTQHKMVVGLDYFQERLVSNSSGYVGFDTVTLGTPAAGLSSQAVDEALAQAASTNSVSAQETYSAYASDVIQFIPQVSFMASLRVDYFDQQGVQSSPDDNFTQTALSPKFGLVIQPLVDRLSLFANYMNGFSNVAPRTQGDGSIRAFAPEQANQWETGIKADLWSDRLTATVSYYDITVSNVVRQDPTRPNFFVQDGKITSRGIETSLSASPLPGLELIAGYSYNQSETVNTAPDFEGDRPVDEFVGLRPEEAGPKHLANVWARYRVRDGLLKGVGIGLGGNYASENVVLNRQSTGRFVLDSFTVLNAALSYTTARYRLSLKVDNLTDETYYRGWTTINPQAPRSIRAAFTYKF
- a CDS encoding PepSY-associated TM helix domain-containing protein, whose protein sequence is MNIGRRTYTLMWDAHSVTGLVIGLALFVLFFTGALVLFRGEIRQWEEPALRTVQGPRQPLDALVTPVLDSLGKGQQPPSYVLMEMPTEHAGTLYLYAAGNTHKPSHTAWVNPVTGAWVSPPTGADATQTLYYLHFFYQLGRWGLYLTGFVGLFMLLAILTGTVVHWKRLVKDFFRFRPSKKLRVAWADAHKVLGTLGLPFQALFAFTGAYMGLLGLLALPYAALLYDGQPTQMYRDAGYYGPAVTVDSAAIAPAGLPRLQAFVARTERQWTDFEVTSVIASGLGTPTARVEVIGERRGAAVGGTGALVFHRTTGRILARRAPTAVGPLNSAVQTMERLHFAAVGGRALDLLFLLLALASCVVILTGNFTWLEARKRQDRWTHALMARATAGVATGLLPATALLFLAMRFLPTDAAPALTAGPVFFGGWALALLYALAQPNVARTHRQLLIAGGGLALLLPLVNGWMTGDWLWTVGRTQRWSTWGVDVGAVCAGHAALAGAAWIDTDPADEAPAPPSQRNGRRPHEVTLQTAP
- a CDS encoding TonB-dependent receptor plug domain-containing protein, which produces MRGFLALLLVMSCSGTLAAAQRAPVDTVYADTTRGAVRIAPTSQFDAPLALDEIVVTATRSQTTLANVPVPTQIIGRKDIQSSGAIRLADLLAEQPGLQLSYDHGAGLQVQGLASDYTRILIDGEPVIGRTAGTLNLNRITVADVQRVEIVRGPSSSLYGSDALAGVVNIITRDASGPPEASFHARYGSHGMTDVGVRASATPGPLRAKVFLSHYASNGYDLTPASVAPTMPSFADYIGRTTLRYALGARTTLSVQGRWAHQTQTSRVSVTNETQLFTNDGERTDWLLTPTLTHTRSGVSLEAQVVASGYRTRTALTGVDDGASLSRARFNQQYRKAELQLQAPLGSRHVLTTGGGYIRETVDADRVTGARTGGFFFVQDEWAPVAWLDVVPSARLDAHSDYATRVSPKLALMARPMDGLRLRASVGSGYKAPAFRQLYLNFTNPQVGYTVLGAQEVVQGLARLRAQGHIAALLADPATLGGPIEAERSVAVNVGGGVDLPYRATLRVNLFHNEVRDLIDTQPIARRTNGQQVFTYFNRGRVFTQGIEAELGWNAGRGLDAAFSYTYLNAKDRDVLADLQAGRIYRRTESGRDVPVSPDDYAGLRGRSHHRFTAQLTYRLPDAGFTASVRGRYRGRYGFADRNGNGIVDVAREYAPGYGMLDITLTQSFADHFEAQVGVENATDRVSLQYTPQLSGRTWFVGLRAHL